Proteins encoded within one genomic window of Theobroma cacao cultivar B97-61/B2 chromosome 7, Criollo_cocoa_genome_V2, whole genome shotgun sequence:
- the LOC18593360 gene encoding probably inactive leucine-rich repeat receptor-like protein kinase At2g25790 codes for MFRKRANAQSLLFMFMFLFVLHFSLSQVEELELLLSFKSSINDPSSFLSNWNSSTPLCMWHGITCNNFSKVKVIELVDKNISGIISSSIFHLPKIETINLSTNKFSSEIPGEMAFSVSLRYLNLSENNLTGAIPNCSISLEILDLSNNKLSGKIPPQIGVVCSNLKEVDLGGNHLVGRIPSSISNISSLQALTLACNELIGQIPRELSKLKSMKWIYFGHNHLSGEIPQELVNLVSLNHLDLVHNNLSGQIPSSLGNLTNLQYLYLYKNKLTGLLPRSIFGLKKLVELDLTENHLFGEIPELISELQSLEILHLFSNNFTGKIPNALASLPRLQVVDLFSNNLTGEIPSSICNISSVEVLSLSDNNLSGIIPPCLGNFSKYLTILDLQMNSFHGTILETFGEDCGLRYLNLYCNKLQGPLPLSLANCRSLEMIDIGDNKLNGTFPYWLETLPELQVLVLRSNNLCGVLQSSKTIHLFPKLRILDLANNEFTGPFPKGMIKNMMAMMNFSKRQNSLQYMQGRLYFYDVNLKVKGFYIRLSHILTILTSIDLSNNNFHGEIPNVIGNLNSLKGLNLSHNSFSGHIPISIGNLTNLEWLDLSSNKLTGQIPDQLKDMTFLACLNLSHNQLTGPIPQGKQFSTFENGSYEGNLALCGFPLSKSCNNDRRNQSPPSFFKEADDSETKINFGWKVVLIGYGCGLIVGLVVGYVTFRNGEPKWFVALYGVKYHRKGRRCSRN; via the coding sequence atgtttagaaaaaGAGCTAATGCACAATCTCTGTTGTTCAtgttcatgtttttatttgtacTACATTTTAGCTTGTCTCAGGTTGAAGAACTCGAGCTGCTCTTATCCTTCAAATCTTCAATCAATGATCCTTCTAGCTTCCTCTCCAACTGGAATTCCTCCACCCCATTGTGCATGTGGCATGGAATCACTTGCAACAATTTTTCTAAGGTGAAGGTAATTGAGCTCGTTGATAAAAACATTTCTGGGATAATTTCATCATCAATCTTTCATTTGCCAAAGATTGAGACTATCAATCTTTCAACCAACAAATTCTCTAGTGAAATTCCTGGTGAGATGGCTTTTTCTGTGTCACTTCGATATCTTAATCTTAGTGAAAACAATTTGACTGGTGCAATTCCAAACTGTTCAATTTCATTGGAAATATTGGATCTTTCAAATAACAAGCTTTCAGGGAAAATTCCACCACAAATTGGAGTAGTATgttcaaatttaaaagaagTTGATCTTGGTGGCAATCATTTGGTAGGGAGAATtccaagctccatatcaaatATCAGCAGTTTGCAAGCCTTGACTCTTGCTTGTAACGAATTGATTGGCCAAATTCCTCGTGAATTAAGCAAATTGAAGAGCATGAAGTGGATTTACTTTGGCCATAACCACCTTTCTGGTGAAATTCCCCAAGAACTTGTTAATTTAGTTTCTTTGAATCATCTTGATCTTGTCCACAACAATCTCAGTGGACAAATTCCATCCTCGCTAGGAAACCTCACCAATCTTCAATACCTCTACCTCTACAAAAACAAGCTTACAGGTTTGCTTCCTCGATCCATTTTTGGCCTCAAAAAGCTTGTCGAACTTGATCTTACTGAAAATCATTTATTTGGTGAGATCCCAGAACTCATAAGTGAGTTGCAGAGCTTGGAGATTCTTCATCTTTTCTCCAACAACTTTACTGGTAAAATTCCAAATGCTCTAGCATCTTTGCCTCGTCTTCAAGTGGTTGACCTTTTCTCAAACAACTTGACAGGAGAAATTCCTTCTTCAATCTGCAATATAAGTTCCGTCGAAGTTCTAAGCCTATCTGATAACAACTTAAGTGGAATAATTCCACCATGTCTAGGAAACTTCAGCAAATATCTTACAATCTTAGATCTACAGATGAACAGTTTTCACGGAACCATCCTTGAAACGTTTGGTGAGGACTGTGGGTTGAGGTATCTCAATTTATATTGCAATAAATTGCAAGGGCCTTTACCACTATCCTTGGCCAATTGTAGAAGCTTGGAAATGATTGATATTGGTGATAACAAGTTAAATGGCACATTCCCCTATTGGTTGGAAACTCTACCAGAATTACAAGTTCTTGTTTTACGGTCAAACAATTTGTGTGGTGTCTTACAAAGTTCCAAGACCATCCATCTCTTTCCCAAGTTACGGATTCTTGACCTTGCTAACAATGAATTCACTGGTCCTTTTCCAAAAGGTATGATAAAAAACATGATGGCCATGATGAATTTCAGCAAAAGACAAAATTCTTTGCAGTATATGCAAGGAAgactttatttttatgatgtCAATTTGAAAGTGAAAGGATTTTACATAAGACTTTCCCATATCCTGACAATATTGACGAGCATTGATCTCTCAAACAACAACTTTCATGGAGAGATTCCAAATGTTATTGGGAATCTTAATTCACTTAAAGGGCTCAACCTTTCTCATAACAGTTTTAGTGGTCATATCCCCATATCAATAGGAAATCTGACCAATCTAGAATGGTTAGACCTCTCTTCAAACAAGCTCACCGGTCAAATTCCTGACCAATTGAAAGATATGACATTTCTTGCCTGCTTAAATCTTTCACATAACCAACTCACAGGACCAATTCCTCAAGGCAAACAGTTCAGTACATTTGAAAATGGCTCATATGAAGGAAACTTGGCACTATGCGGTTTTCCGTTGTCAAAGTCTTGCAACAATGATAGGAGAAACCAATCACCCCCATCTTTCTTCAAAGAGGCAGATGACTCAGAGACCAAGATTAATTTTGGTTGGAAAGTTGTGTTGATAGGCTATGGATGCGGACTGATAGTTGGACTCGTTGTTGGATATGTTACATTCAGAAATGGTGAACCAAAATGGTTTGTGGCATTGTATGGAGTCAAATATCATCGAAAGGGACGAAGATGCTCACGAAACTAG
- the LOC108662695 gene encoding protein transport protein Sec24-like At3g07100 codes for MMALPVKKLLNLLYPSLIHVDEYLLEPSAQADDLKTTVKRLPLIAESLNSRGLYIYDDGFRFVIWFRRMLSPDIARNLLGADFAAELSKVTLSEHDNEMSRRLMRVLKKLRESDRSYYQLSYLVRQGEQPREGLLLLVNLLEDQMGGTSGYVDWITLIHRQVQQNA; via the exons ATGATGGCATTACCTGTTAAAAAGTTGTTGAATCTTTTATATCCTAGCTTGATTCACGTTGATGAGTATCTTTTGGAG CCATCTGCTCAAGCTGATGATTTAAAAACCACTGTGAAGAGACTGCCATTGATTGCAGAAAGCCTAAACTCAAGAGGcctttatatatatgatgatGGCTTCCGCTTCGTTATATGGTTTCGTAGAATGCTTTCGCCTGATATAGCTAGGAATTTACTTGGGGCGGACTTTGCAGCGGAATTGTCAAAG GTTACCCTTAGCGAGCATGATAATGAAATGTCAAGAAGGCTGATGAGGGTATTGAAGAAACTAAGAGAGAGCGACCGTTCGTATTATCAACTTTCTTATCTTGTAAGACAAGGTGAGCAACCCAGGGAAGGTTTGCTGCTTCTTGTAAATCTTCTCGAGGACCAGATGGGCGGTACCAGTGGTTATGTTGATTGGATAACGCTAATACACCGGCAAGTCCAGCAAAACGCATGA